Within the Emticicia oligotrophica DSM 17448 genome, the region TTAAAAATGGCGGCCAATAAATCGAGTCCCGTAAAGTGCTTATAATCACCAAACTTCCAAAGGTCAAGTGTATCTAAATGGTTAATTTCCCAAGGCTTTTTACCCGATATCTGCAAAACTCTCGGCAGTATAATGCCATTAACCAACATTCTTCGACAAATATACGCAAAATCAAACTCTCGGCCATTGTGTGCACAAAGCATCAGATTATTGCCTGCTTTATGTTTTTCGAGAATTTTCTTGAATGATAATAATACATCAACTTCATCATCGCCGCCAATCATTTTTACTCGAAGTGAAGGCTTATTTTCATCATCAAAAACTATACCTCCTACGCCAATGCATAAGATTTTGCCAAATTCGGAATAAATTCCAGCCTTTTTTAAGTAAAAGTCAGCGTCAGAAAGGTTTTCTTCATTATTGAGAAACACGGCTTTTTTGAGCCATAATTTCTGTAAACGTTCATTGAGCATTTCAAAATCAGGCACTTGCGAAACCGTTTCGATATCAATAAACAAAACATTTTTTAGGTGCTTGACAAACACGTCGTCAATCACAGCAGTTGGTGTTTTAGCCATGTGTTTAATTTTTATATTTCAGCAAAAGTTATAAGCAATGTGGGGCGAACCGAGCAACAGCAAAATCTTGTTCGGTGTTGAATCTTACATTGAACTTGTTTAGGATTAACTTTTATATTTAATTTTTCGTAAAAAACGAACTGAGAATGCCAATAAATTTAAAGCCACCCAGTTAATTGCTTTCGTTTCAAACCTGACAAGTAATGCTTTGAAACTATCCATCCAAGCATTAGCGTGCTCAATGAGTACTCGTCGTTTGTATAACTCTTCATCAAAATGCTGATATTCAGTAGATTGATTTTCTATTTTGTTATTTCGAGAATTAACATCAATATTGGCTTCAATTTCTTTATTTTTACAAATTTGACGAAATTCTTTGCTATCGAATCCAGCATCAGCATTTAGAAAAAGGCCTCTGAGATTAATTCCTGCTTTTATGAGCATTTGACACAGTTCTTCAAAGAGTTCCTGAATATTATAAAGGTCGTT harbors:
- a CDS encoding ribonuclease H-like domain-containing protein — translated: MAKTPTAVIDDVFVKHLKNVLFIDIETVSQVPDFEMLNERLQKLWLKKAVFLNNEENLSDADFYLKKAGIYSEFGKILCIGVGGIVFDDENKPSLRVKMIGGDDEVDVLLSFKKILEKHKAGNNLMLCAHNGREFDFAYICRRMLVNGIILPRVLQISGKKPWEINHLDTLDLWKFGDYKHFTGLDLLAAIFNIPSSKNEISGDQVNHVYHVEKDRAKIERYCAADVVVLTQLYMKMNNCALIEEENIEVIL